From the genome of Colletotrichum higginsianum IMI 349063 chromosome 4, whole genome shotgun sequence, one region includes:
- a CDS encoding mutanase, with amino-acid sequence MRLQLLLTALVGACRVQAAAVFAHFMVGNTAEYSDDTWRTDIRLAKEAHIDAFALNMAHGESVNEASLEKAFRAAGNEGFKLFFSFDYAGRGPWPKDTVVAYLKKYASRAEYFKHSDGKPLVSTFEGPGNAQDWIDIKKQVSCFFIPDWSSEGAEPALALAGGVADGLFNWAAWPWGAQDMDTYVDASYVHYLNKKPYMMPVSPWFYTNMPGYNKNWMWRGDDMWHNRWIQVVYNQPEYVQIISWNDYGESHHIGPLYDHAMEAFEVGKAPFNYATGRPHDGWRLTLPFWIDYYKTGKATVTQEGLVTWYRTSPSGACSNGGTVGNTASQLQLEFPPEQIMQDKLFFSAVLAAEAEVTVTVGGKVFYPTWSSTPDGGVGVYHGSVDVRGVTGDVSARLWRRGRAFAEIAGAAISAASCHNGLTNWNPWVGSATSRDPVSATTPRSRGEQGCIKGTGAPGFKELCEFNCQYDYCPVSSCLCQAVGAPRPKPAELQKSGYPAAGRSENYSGLCSNACNLGFCPPAYCSPTVQPLIVPTVSEFLPPACQKGVARAEYPGLGGLCSYACNFGFCPIHVCQCTVQGALTRPPPQKPGVTGKPSGGVNDENLCNFACSRGYCPDNCVLGSSDPAPDPADECRPSDNTFKAETMRTGSHYPWYLLDAESTSAKEYQYITIVNLTPYRFKYLKDSSNFHQIRADFDDIPPGHARQCVMEYAVSGASRVDDKGEAYYEVVGTARRFNIKARTHIPHQYPRRTIVDLDGWGLGAREYEDPDTQASVTFVITGSESYGYHHSMTWGSSDDNWMSSIRDSIKDRKLKHVVMPGTHDSGMSKIGKYKWGGTEANTRTQGGGIYTQLRAGARYFDLRPATVPADGGFHLFHVVDWDALVVLGASGVTLNEVVDDVNKFTSESPGEVIIFWLGNIAQYIGPSKGGHPINKEQTNELFAMLEKINNRCPDLGSSPKFGDRKMGEFMSKNNGRGCVLIMVDHVVAEGVAGDKTTEGIYRARNHLDFDNNWVEARSVEEVIGKQVEYFTKTNRRRINDNTGDVLTIAQFQLTPELTTSDRYGLEAIAVLPTNPALYYGAVPAMTPYYYPSVFMQDYFGVRLPKAHDWDSLGAEARVLALGLNLYMASENCEVSPGRNPLFKKSSKRRPAPWNGIIFANGTVMNTRPAHYDPWRNPVLRAGTVFGNGTVLTRNITNPFH; translated from the exons ATGAGACTGCAACTGCTGCTTACCGCCCTTGTTGGCGCCTGTCGCGTTCAGGCTGCAGCAGTGTTCGCCCATTTCATG GTGGGAAACACGGCCGAGTACAGCGACGATACTTGGCGAACGGACATACGGCTTGCCAAGGAGGCGCACATCGACGCTTTCGCGCTGAACATGGCGCATGGCGAGTCCGTGAACGAGGCGTCGCTCGAGAAGGCCTTCCGCGCTGCCGGGAACGAGGGCTTCAagcttttcttctccttcgactATGCTGGCCGTGGACCGTGGCCCAAAGACACCGTCGTTGCTTACTTGAAGAAGTACGCATCTAGGGCCGAGTACTTCAAGCACAGCGATGGGAAACCCCTCGTGTCCACCTTTGAGGGCCCTGGGAATGCCCAAGACTGGATCGATATCAAGAAGCAGGTCAGCTGTTTCTTCATCCCCGACTGGTCTtccgagggcgccgagccCGCCCTGGCGCTGGCGGGTGGCGTGGCCGACGGTCTCTTCAACTGGGCCGCTTGGCCATGGGGCGCGCAGGACATGGATACCTACGTCGATGCTTCTTACGTGCATTACCTCAACAAGAAGCCCTACATGATGCCCGTCTCTCCGTGGTTCTACACCAACATGCCTGGGTACAACAAGAACTGGATGTggcgcggcgacgacatGTGGCATAACCGCTGGATCCAAGTTGTGTATAACCAGCCCGA ATACGTCCAGATCATCTCGTGGAACGACTACGGCGAGTCCCACCACATCGGCCCTCTGTACGACCACGCCATGGAGGCGTTCGAGGTCGGCAAGGCCCCGTTCAACTACGCCACCGGCAGGCCTCACGACGGATGGCGCCTGACGCTACCCTTCTGGATCGACTACTACAAGACCGGCAAGGCCACCGTTACGCAGGAGGGGCTCGTCACTTGGTATCGCACGAGCCCGTCCGGCGCCTGCTCCAACGGTGGTACCGTCGGCAACACGGCGAGCCAGCTCCAGTTGGAGTTCCCCCCCGAGCAGATCATGCAGGACaagctcttcttctcggccgtcctcgctgccgaagccgaggtgACGGTCACAGTCGGCGGCAAGGTCTTCTATCCGACGTGGTCCTCGAcccccgacggcggcgtcggtgtcTACCACGGCAGCGTCGACGTCCGGGGCGTGACCGGAGACGTAAGCGCCCGGCTGTGGAGGCGCGGACGGGCCTTTGCGGAGATCGCGGGTGCGGCCATCAGCGCGGCGAGCTGTCACAACGGGCTCACCAACTGGAACCCCTGGGTCGGCAGCGCGACGTCTCGCGACCCCGTCTCCGCCacgacgccgcgctcgcgCGGAGAGCAGGGCTGCATCAAAGGCACCGGTGCCCCGGGCTTCAAGGAGCTGTGCGAGTTCAACTGCCAGTACGACTACTGCCCGGTGTCCTCCTGTCTCTGCCAGGCCGTGGGGGCTCCGAGACCGAAGCCGGCCGAGCTGCAGAAGAGCGGCtacccggccgccggcagAAGCGAGAACTACTCCGGCCTCTGCTCGAACGCCTGCAACCTCGGGTTCTGCCCGCCCGCGTACTGCTCCCCCACCGTGCAGCCGCTGATCGTGCCGACCGTCTCCGAGTTCCTCCCGCCGGCCTGCCAGAAGGGCGTGGCTCGCGCCGAGTATCCGGGCCTCGGGGGCCTGTGTTCCTACGCATGCAACTTTGGCTTCTGCCCCATCCATGTTTGTCAGTGTACCGTCCAAGGCGCGCTgacacggccgccgccccagaAGCCCGGCGTCACGGGAAAGCCGAGCGGGGGCGTCAACGACGAAAACCTGTGCAACTTCGCCTGCTCTCGCGGCTATTGTCCCGACAACTGCGTGCTCGGCTCTTCTGATCCTGCCCCGGACCCTGCGGACGAGTGTCGCCCAAGCGACAACACATTCAAGGCCGAGACCATGAGAACCGGCAGCCATTATCCCTGGTATCTACTTGACGCCGAATCCACAAGCGCCAAGGAATACCAGTACATCACGATTGTCAACCTGACGCCCTACCGCTTCAAGTACCTCAAGGACAGCTCCAATTTCCACCAGATACgtgccgactttgacgacatCCCTCCCGGACATGCCCGCCAGTGCGTCATGGAATATGCCGTATCGGGAGCCTCTAGGGTTGACGACAAGGGAGAGGCGTACTACGAGGTCGTAGGCACCGCCCGGCGGTTCAACATCAAGGCGAGGACCCATATCCCACACCAGTATCCGCGCCGCACCAtcgtcgatctcgacggCTGGGGACTAGGCGCCAGGGAGTACGAGGACCCGGATACGCAGGCGTCCGTCACCTTTGTGATCACAGGCAGCGAGTCGTATGGCTACCACCATTCTATGACCTGGGGTAGCTCGGACGACAACTGGATGAGCTCGATCCGTGACTCCATAAAGGACAGGAAGCTGAAGCACGTGGTGATGCCGGGCACGCATGATTCCGGCATGAGCAAGATTGGCAAATACAAATGGGGAG GAACCGAAGCCAACACTCGGACACAAGGCGGCGGTATCTACACGCAGCTCCGAGCCGGCGCCCGATATTTCGACCTGAGGCCTGCGACGGTACCGGCGGACGGTGGGTTCCACCTCTTCCACGTCGTCGACTGGGACGCTCTTGTGGTACTTGGGGCCTCCGGCGTCACTCTCAACGAAGTGGTTGATGACGTGAACAA GTTCACCTCTGAAAGTCCAGGAGAGGTCATCATCTTCTGGTTGGGCAACATTGCGCAGTATATAGGGCCGTCGAAGGGCGGCCATCCCATCAACAAGGAGCAGACGAACGAGCTCTTCGCGATGCTCGAGAAGATCAACAACAGGTGCCCCGACCTCGGCAGCTCCCCCAAGTTCGGCGATAGGAAGATGGGGGAGTTCATGTCCAAGAACAATGGCCGGGGCTGCGTGCTCATCATGGTGGACCATGTCGTAGCGGAGGGGGTCGCTGGGGACAAGACGACCGAGGGCATCTATCGAGCCCGTAACCACTTGGACTTCGACAACAACTGGGTGGAAGCGAGGTCGGTGGAGGAGGTGATTGGAAAGCAGGTGGAGTATTTCACGAAAACCAACCGGCGGCGCATAAACGACAACACTGGAGATGTCCTCACCATCGCGCAGTTCCAGCTGACGCCCGAATTGACTACCAGCGACAGGTACGGTCTGGAGGCCATTGCCGTCCTCCCGACCAACCCGGCTTTGTACTATGGTGCCGTGCCGGCCATGACCCCGTACTATTACCCGAGCGTCTTCATGCAGGACTACTTCGGCGTCCGGCTTCCCAAGGCGCACGACTGGGACTCGCTTGGCGCCGAGGCGCGGGTGTTGGCCCTGGGCCTCAACCTGTACATGGCGAGCGAGAACTGCGAAGTCAGCCCGGGGAGGAACCCTCTTTTTAAGAAGTCATCGAAGCGGAGGCCGGCACCATGGAATGGCATCATTTTTgccaacggcaccgtcaTGAACACCCGGCCAGCACACTACGACCCTTGGCGCAACCCCGTGCTAAGGGCCGGGACGGTGTTCGGCAATGGCACTGTGCTTACGAGGAACATCACCAACCCGTTCCACTGA
- a CDS encoding NADH:flavin oxidoreductase/NADH oxidase → MSSKLFQPLKVGQVQLSHRVVMAPLTRFRFDDDHVPLDIALEYYTQRAAVPGTLIIAEAVLISPAHGGFPNAPAIWDERHVAGWRRITDAVHAKGSSIFCQLIAPGRAAAVSVLEKEGGHPLLSSSAVALSPEAAVPREMTAEDIAAAVRDFAQAGKNAIAAGFDGVEVHGANGYLVDQFLQDTCNKRTDQWGGSVENRARFGVDVAAALVDAVGADRVGFRISPYSNFQGMRMDDPVPQFSALARSLRDLGLAYLHVIESRVNNWEDIEKVEGIEFLLEIWDNVSPVLVAGGFTPELAQKAVDEEYAKWDVAVVFGRHFLANPDLPFRIKHGLPLNKYDRNTFYTPSISQGYIDYPFHPDFKPGQPLA, encoded by the coding sequence ATGTCTTCCAAGCTCTTCCAGCCGCTCAAGGTCGGCCAGGTCCAGCTGTCCCACCGCGTGGTGATGGCGCCCCTCACCCGCTTccgcttcgacgacgaccacgtGCCGCTCGACATCGCCCTCGAGTACTACACCCAGCGCGCCGCGGTGCCCGGGAcgctcatcatcgccgaggccgtcctcaTCTCCCCAGCCCACGGCGGCTTCCCCAACGCGCCCGCCATCTGGGACGAGCGCCACGTCGCCGGGTGGAGGAGGATCACCGACGCCGTCCACGCGAAGGGGAGCAGCATCTTCTGCCAGCTCATCGCGcccggccgcgccgccgccgtgtccgtgctggagaaggagggcggACACCCGCTGCTGAGCTccagcgccgtcgccctGAGCCCGGAGGCGGCCGTGCCGCGCGAGATGACGGCCGaggacatcgccgccgccgtccgggaCTTTGCGCAGGCCGGCAAgaacgccatcgccgccgggttcgacggcgtcgaggtccacGGCGCCAACGGGTACCTCGTCGACCAGTTCCTCCAGGACACGTGCAACAAGCGGACGGACCAGTGGGGCGGCAGCGTCGAGAACCGCGCCCggttcggcgtcgacgtcgccgcggcgctggtggacgccgtcggcgccgacagGGTCGGCTTCCGCATCAGCCCGTACAGCAACTTCCAGGGCATGCGGATGGATGACCCCGTGCCGCAGTTCTCGGCCCTGGCCCGGAGTCTGCGGGACCTTGGGCTCGCGTACCTGCACGTCATCGAGTCGCGCGTCAACAACTGGGAGGACATTGAGAAGGTCGAGGGCATCGAGTTCCTCCTCGAGATCTGGGACAACGTCTCGCccgtccttgtcgccggcggcttcaCGCCCGAGCTGGCCcagaaggccgtcgacgaggagtaCGCCAAGTgggacgtcgccgtcgtctttgGCCGCCACTTCCTGGCCAACCCGGATCTGCCGTTCCGCATCAAGCACGGCTTGCCGCTGAACAAGTACGACCGCAACACCTTCTACAcgccctccatctcccagGGATACATCGACTACCCCTTCCATCCTGACTTCAAGCCGGGCCAGCCCTTGGCCTGA
- a CDS encoding Protein kinase domain containing protein → MPTDFDKQSYWGERFASETSFEWLTPSATLLSIADPYLADLDDSARILQLGFGTSDLQNHIRARGFTDVTNVDFEPLAIDRGRVLEKQVFGDVAMRYLVADVTRLQLPDKFDVVVDKSTVDAVSCGGVDAFLRMAEGVRRHLRDGGFWISLSYSFCRFDVEGLPFDVEVIAKIPTPKLKPHDPDVYHWCYILRPKSW, encoded by the coding sequence ATGCCCACCGACTTCGACAAGCAAAGCTACTGGGGCGAGCGTTTCGCCTCCGAGACCAGTTTCGAGTGGctgacgccctcggcgacccTCTTGTCGATCGCGGACCCGTACCTCGCCGACCTGGACGACTCGGCGCGCATCCTGCAGCTCGGCTTCGGCACCAGCGACCTGCAGAACCACATCCGGGCCCGGGGCTTCACGGACGTCACCAACGTCGACTTTGAGCCGCTCGCCATCGACCGCGGCCGCGTGCTGGAGAAGCAGGTCTTTGGCGACGTCGCCATGCGctacctcgtcgccgacgtcacGCGCCTCCAGCTGCCGGACAagttcgacgtcgtcgtcgacaagagcaccgtcgacgccgtgtcctgcggcggcgtggacGCGTTCCTGCGGATGGCGGAGGGGGTGCGCCGCCACCTGAGGGACGGCGGCTTCTGGATCTCGCTGAGCTACTCGTTCTGCCggttcgacgtcgagggcttgccgttcgacgtcgaggtcatCGCGAAGATCCCCACGCCCAAGCTGAAGCCCCACGATCCGGACGTGTACCACTGGTGCTACATTTTGAGGCCGAAAAGCTGGTAA
- a CDS encoding Salicylate hydroxylase-like protein, translating into MSSTQEKSFEVAIVGGGIAGIILAISLARRNVPYTIYERAHAFVEQGVGLGMTPNAARAMRLCDPAVREAFEKVTEPPFEWRFLDGTSEAADRIVQFSLGSTVEGMRGCHRGQFLKRLVELVPEGAIRFGKQLVRVEEPRGVAGRLLMVFDDGTTAETDAVVGCDGIKSTTRAIVVGEDHPSVKCTYTYKYAYRGLVPMAQAVEILGPERSAISGVWMSHDVHFVSYPVARRTMLNIVAHCTAREDWPSDTQLTLPADMESCVRDIDKLSPPLKRVVQSLKGVDRWGQFDLGEHPPPTYAKGRICLIGDAAHASTPHQGAGGGICIEDAAVLASLLADDGVGPGAAIEAVFATFDAHRRQRGEWLVKSSRRAGDLYELKTEYGKDFEKVGAEVKATAEEMWGFSVEGNIREAVEDLRKRLEGLGGRLVAKV; encoded by the exons ATGTCGTCGACACAAGAGAAGAGCTTCGAGGTCGCCAtcgtgggcggcggcatcgccggaatcatcctcgccatctccCTCGCCAGGCGCAATGTGCCCTACACCATCTACGAGAGGGCGCACGCcttcgtcgagcagggcgtcggcctcggcatgACGCCCAACGCGGCGCGGGCCATGCGGCTCTGCGACCCCGCGGTCCGCGAGGCCTTTGAGAAGGTGACGGAGCCGCCCTTTGAATGGAGGTTTCTCGACGGCACGagcgaggccgccgacaGAATCGTCCAGTTCTCGCTCGGGAGCACCGTCGAGGGCATGAGGGGGTGCCACCGCGGGCAGTTCCTGAAGAGGCTGGTCGAGCTGGTGCCCGAGGGCGCCATCCGGTTCGGCAAGCAGCTGGTGCGCGTCGAGGAGCCCCGGGGCGTCGCCGGGAGGCTGCTCATGGtcttcgacgacggcacgaCGGCGGAAACGGACGCGGTTGTTGGCTGCGACGGCATCAAGTCCACGACccgcgccatcgtcgtcggagaGGACCACCCGTCTGTCAAGTGCACCTACACTTACAAGTACGCCTACCGCGGACTCGTCCCCATGGCCCAGGCTGTGGAGATTCTGGGCCCGGAGAGGTCGGCGATCTCGGGTGTGTGG ATGTCTCACGACGTCCACTTCGTCAGCTACCCGGTCGCCCGGCGAACGATGCTCAACATTGTCGCCCATTGCACCGCCCGCGAGGACTGGCCCAGCGACACACAGCTGACGCTTCCCGCCGACATGGAAAGCTGCGTCCGAGACATTGACAAACTGAGCCCCCCTCTGAAAAGGGTCGTCCAGTCGTTGAAAGGCGTGGACAGG TGGGGGCAGTTCGACCTCGGGGAACACCCTCCCCCGACATACGCCAAAGGCCGCATCTGCCTCATCGGCGACGCGGCCCACGCTTCCACGCCTCAccagggcgccggcgggggGATCTGCATTGAAGACGCCGCGGTCTTGGCCTCGCTGCtggcggacgacggcgtgggacccggcgccgccatcgaggccgtgTTTGCCACCTTTGACGCGCACCGCCGGCAGCGCGGCGAGTGGCTCGTCAAGAGCAGCAGGCGGGCCGGCGATCTGTACGAGCTCAAAACGGAGTACGGCAAGGACTTTGAAAAGGTTGGCGCGGAGGTCAAAGCAACGGCCGAGGAGATGTGGGGGTTCAGCGTTGAAGGGAACATTCGGGAAGCCGTGGAGGACTTGAGGAAGCGCCTGGAGGGTCTTGGAGGGCGCTTGGTGGCCAAGGTGTAA
- a CDS encoding Het domain-containing protein: MERDMLFPIRDSRSIRILVLHAGDSSESLQGELELITIGTGRRKYEAVSYVWGSLSKTHEMICDGGPVSITESLHGALKRLRFPHKSRHLWIDQVCINQDDPEEKSSQIPLMDAMYRNATRVLFTRAWAVQEIGTKAPSTLFWGDAQVEWALLHSVCESLTDYHHLRKHVDIQTPIVKYMYRRFIEPDRSSRHANRFGFVYELHRARHLLASDPRDKAFAMLGHYSIRNGPNRQLRDLKPNYTKKLEDIYMDAASRSLVGDSSSLLTLAAVQHDSIPSGHGAVSLTSLDYSSMASPNKLPSWVPDWRIYQSHILSEPTSPHRAGGGRAARLSKWIRHPKRYTSREPSSIPWLRARVPSPPPPRVPRQWIRMVHGGREDLACRLRPV; encoded by the exons ATGGAAAGGGACATGCTGTTTCCGATACGCGACTCTCGCTCTATCCGCATACTCGTCTTGCACGCTGGCGACTCCAGCGAGTCTCTCCAAGGGGAACTGGAGTTGATTACCATCGGCACCGGCCGGCGCAAGTATGAGGCCGTCTCATATGTCTGGGGAAGCCTGTCAAAGACGCACGAGATGATATGCGACGGGGGTCCCGTGTCGATAACAGAGAGCCTTCACGGAGCTTTGAAGCGTCTACGCTTCCCCCACAAGTCGAGGCACCTCTGGATCGACCAAGTCTGCATCAACCAGGACGACCCCGAAGAGAAGAGCAGCCAGATACCGTTGATGGATGCCATGTACCGGAATGCCACTCGCGTGTTG TTCACCCGCGCGTGGGCTGTCCAAGAGATAGGCACCAAAGCACCATCGACACTCTTCTGGGGTGATGCCCAGGTGGAATGGGCGCTTTTGCACTCGGTCTGCGAGTCGTTGACAGACTACCACCACCTGCGGAAGCATGTCGACATCCAGACGCCCATAGTCAAGTACATGTATCGTCGCTTCATCGAACCTGACCGAtcatctcgccatgccaACCGATTCGGCTTCGTTTACGAGCTCCACCGTGCCAGACACCTGCTGGCCTCCGACCCAAGAGACAAGGCCTTTGCCATGCTGGGACACTACTCCATTCGTAACGGCCCGAACCGACAGCTGAGGGACCTGAAGCCGAACTACACGAAGAAGTTGGAAGATATCTACATGGATGCCGCAAGCAGGAGCTTGGTGGGTGACAGCAGCTCGCTCTTGACACTAGCCGCTGTTCAGCACGACAGTATCCCTTCCGGACATGGCGCAGTGAGCCTGACCAGTTTGGACTATTCTTCAATGGCATCACCCAACAAGTTGCCTTCGTGGGTTCCGGACTGGCGTATCTACCAGTCACACATCCTCTCGGAACCTACCAGTCCTCACCGTgctgggggggggcgggCAGCCCGACTCTCAAAGTGGATCAGGCATCCGAAGCGTTACACATCAAGGGAACCATCGTCGATACCGTGGTTGCGTGCTCGggtcccttcccccccccccccgcgaGTTCCACGTCAATGGATCCGAATGGTccacggcggccgagaagatcTGGCGTGTCGTTTGCGGCCAGTCTGA
- a CDS encoding Aconitate hydratase, mitochondrial produces the protein MSLALLKEAQSRSCLLSLGHGLRAVRTRSFATAAGRVALSPLELYNTLDYESQLQSLRDVRRSAKRPLTLSEKVLYSHLIPGEDGWSLEDIRRGRTILRLRPDRVACHDATATMALLQFISAGLPRVRVPTSVHSDHLIVAEVGAEADLARAARDHREVYDFLGSAARKYGIGYWKPGAGIIHTTVFENYAFPGGLIIGTDSHTPNAGGMGMLGVGVGGADAVDAMSGMPWELPCPEIVGVRLTGELRGWSSSKDIICKLAGILTVSGGKGKIIEFFGPGTDTLGATAMATVCNMSAEIGSTSCVFPYSGAMSRYLSATKRADIAAYADIYKQELLVADAGSDVHYDDVIEIDLSTLEPHINGPFTPDLAHPLSKFKQRVEENSWPSGLSCSMVGSCTNSSYEDLEKVRHLVVQAREAGLRRTKTPFLVSPGSEQIRATAEAAGILDTLRQAGATVLSNSCGPCVGQWDRRDVDVAGAERNSVVSSFNRNFTGRHDGNPATHSFVTSPELAVAFAFAGRLTFNPVTDAIPVPLGSTPGESAATATTTPFRFSPPEADELPTVFSPGADRFQPPVMSDTSDLKVSIRPGSDRLQLLTPFEPWKAGRTNDMSILVKVRGKCTTDHISPAGPWYKYRGHLENISNNTLLGATNAFLPDAGSLRMIGRARDPVDGRIKPVPEAARSIRATGAGWCIVGDANYGEGSSREHAALAPRHLGCVAVVARSFARIHEANLKKQGVLPLTFGDPADYARIGDGDRVSLVGVEDGELRPGSPVVMEVVVARSGARWRAALEHSFEENQIEWLRAGSALNYIKRAAAAALGPGA, from the exons ATGTCGCTCGCGCTGCTGAAAGAAGCCCAGTCAAGGTCATGCTTGCTGTCCCTGGGCCATGGGCTTCGCGCTGTGCGCACACGGAGCTTTGCGACTGCTGCCGGACGGGTTGCCCTGAGCCCATTAGAGCTG TATAACACACTCGACTACGAATCACAACTCCAATCCCTCCGCGACGTCCGACGCTCGGCCAAACGACCCCTGACCCTCTCCGAGAAGGTCCTGTACAGCCATCTGATCCCGGGCGAAGATGGCTGGTCTCTCGAGGATATCAGGCGGGGCAGGACGATACTGCGCCTGCGGCCGGACCGGGTCGCCTGCCACGACGCCACGGCGACCATGGCTCTCCTGCAGTTCATCAGCGCCGGCCTCCCGCGCGTCCGGGTGCCGACCTCGGTGCACAGCGACCACCTGATCGTGGCCGAAGTGGGAGCCGAGGCGGACCTCGCGCGGGCGGCCAGGGACCACAGGGAGGTCTACGACTTCCTCGGCAGCGCGGCGAGGAAATACGGCATCGGGTACTGGAAGCCCGGGGCGGGCATCATCCACACGACCGTCTTCGAGAACTACGCGTTCCCCGGcggcctcatcatcggcaccGACTCGCACACGCCCAACGCCGGGGGCATGGGCATgctgggcgtcggcgtgggcggtgccgacgccgtcgacgccatgTCCGGCATGCCGTGGGAGCTGCCGTGTCCCGAGATCGTGGGCGTCCGGCTGACCGGCGAGCTTCGGGGATGGAGCTCGTCCAAGGACATCATCTGCAAGCTGGCGGGCATCCTGACCGTGTCCGGGGGCAAGGGCAAGATCATCGAGTTCTTCGGCCCCGGCACCGACACGCTGGGGgcgacggccatggcgacgGTCTGCAACATGTCTGCCGAGATCGGCTCTACGTCGTGTGTGTTTCCCTACTCCGGGGCCATGTCGAGATACCTGTCAGCGACGAAACGCGCAGACATCGCGGCATACGCCGACATCTACAAGCAGGAGCTTCTCGTGGCAGACGCGGGCAGTGACGTACACTACGACGATGTCATCGAGATCGACCTGTCAACGCTCGAGCCTCACATCAACGGCCCCTTCACCCCGGACCTGGCCCATCCGCTGTCCAAGTTCAAGCAGCGAGTGGAGGAGAACTCGTGGCCTTCGGGACTGAGCTGCAGCATGGTGGGGAGCTGCACCAACAGCTCGTACGAAGACCTCGAAAAGGTCCGGcatctcgtcgtccaggcGCGGGAGGCCGGCTTGCGGAGGACCAAGACGCCCTTCCTAGTCAGCCCCGGCAGCGAACAGATCcgcgcgacggccgaggcggcggggaTCCTCGACACCCTGcggcaggccggcgccaccgTCCTCAGCAACTCGTGCGGGCCTTGTGTCGGGCAATGGGACCGCAgggacgtcgacgtcgccggggCCGAGAGGAACTCGGTCGTGTCGAGCTTCAACAGGAACTTCACCGGCCGCCACGACGGCAACCCGGCGACGCACTCTTTCGTCACCTCGCCGGAGCTCGCTGTCGCTTTCGCATTCGCCGGTAGACTCACCTTCAACCCGGTCACCGATGCCATCCCTGTACCTCTTGGCAGTACCCCTGGCGAGtctgctgctactgctactaCTACCCCTTTCCGGTTCTCCCCACCAGAGGCTGATGAACTCCCCACCGTCTTCTCCCCCGGAGCCGACCGCTTCCAGCCCCCGGTCATGTCCGACACGTCGGATCTGAAGGTCAGCATCCGCCCGGGCAGCGACAGGCTCCAGCTCCTGACGCCCTTCGAGCCCTGGAAGGCCGGACGGACCAACGACATGAGCATCCTGGTCAAGGTCCGCGGCAAGTGCACGACGGACCACATCTCCCCGGCCGGCCCGTGGTACAAGTACCGCGGGCACCTCGAGAACATCAGCAACAACACGCTCCTCGGCGCCACCAACGCCTTCCTCCCCGACGCCGGTTCGCTGCGGATGATCGGGAGGGCCAGGGACCCCGTCGACGGGCGGATCAAGCCGGTGCCCGAGGCGGCGCGCAGCATCCGGGCCACGGGCGCCGGGTGGTgcatcgtcggcgacgccaacTACGGCGAGGGCAGCTCGCGCGAGCACGCGGCCCTCGCGCCGCGGCACCTGGGctgcgtcgccgtcgtcgcccggaGCTTCGCGCGCATCCACGAGGCGAACCTCAAGAAGCAGGGCGTGCTGCCCCTCACGTTCGGCGACCCGGCCGACTACGCGCGCATCGGGGACGGCGACCGCGTCTCGCTGgtgggcgtcgaggacggggaGCTGCGGCCCGGGAGCCCGGTCGTCATGGAGGTTGTCGTCGCGAGGAGCGGCGCGCGGTGGAGGGCGGCGCTGGAGCACTCTTTCGAGGAGAACCAGATCGAGTGGCTGAGGGCGGGCAGCGCGTTGAACTACATCAagcgagctgctgctgccgcccttGGACCGGGAGCGTGA